AAGCTCGCTCTCTGTTGCTAAGCCGGGACTGATCATAATGTCTCGGCTAAACCAGCCCATGTAGTTATCGTATGTATCCGCGCTCAGCATTCGAAGCTTGTCTCCGTTCGAGTCAAGGTCTACACCTTGTGGCCACCGGTCAATCATCCAATCAAGGCCGGATTTCTCGCTGCCAACGGCCATCTGGCACCAATAATTCAGTTCCATGATAGACTTTCGAAGATCGTTGCGGGTGCTCGAATAAAGCCTCTCAACTGCTGTCCGCTGCAGTATATGACCTTCGCTTGCAGCCATCAGAAGAAGGTAGTCGACCGCCAACCCCTGTGAAGGAGCCCTATACCGTAGAATAGCATGGAAGGATATATCATCAAGCGGGATAAGGCTCTCATCATTGCAAGTTATAACAATCGGGCGCTTCGATTGATTGATCAAAGTAAGGACCCCGGACCAGAACTGCTTGTCTTCCTCAAACAAGATGTCTGCTTCTTCTAGAAGTATCAAAGACTGTTTCTGAGTTCGGGAATGCTTCATGACGTTTTCTTTTGAAGGAGCCTTTGGCTGTGGTCTGCCAGCTTTCTTAGCAGGCATAAAGAATCCAGTCAATTGGTTTTGCTTCgcgtcttccagctcttcagcctGCGAAGATGTCCCGAAAGGTTGATTGACATTTTCCTTGTCATGCAAGTTGTGCACAAGGTGGTTTTGCGTCATGTCACCAATCCGATCTAAAATATCCTTCGCACTGCGTCTGGAGCCTGCATTGATTTCAAAGACTTCGAAATCCATCTCTTTAGCCACTGCGTATACTGATGCGGTTTTACCGCATCCCGACGGACCACTTAGAAGAATTGCGTTGGCTATACGACTGCGGTCACTGCTAGACTTCAGGTTGAAAGTGAGATCCCCGGTTCGTATGACAGTGCGCTTGTTCGAGACCGTCACATCGCCAGCTAATTCATCATCAGAACCGGAGATTTCACCCAACGAGTACTCGTCTTCGCTGAACACCACGAAACCATCCAATTTATCTGTTCTCTTTCgtctcttgcgcttcttctcctgcttccgTTTGGCTTTCTCATTATCTCTGGATGAACTACCCACATCAACGCTAGACACAACAAGATGATTTAGCCAATCGCGCAGCATAAGTGCTTCTTTGGTAGCGCAAAGAACCTGCTTCGCGGTACTTGGCGCATACTTATGCGCCCAAAGTTGCGCCTCGTAATCTCCACGCTCAAACGCGCTCATTGAACTGGGCAGAGATGTGTATAACCTGGCCACAGCTGAATGTAAAGTATCAGGGGACGGAGCCTCGTCTGTGTCCGAGCTCGCGCCTCGCCCCATCAGCCGTTTGCCTACTTTTGCCTGCAGCACTCGTCCACTGATTACCTGTTTAGATGGTTTTCGTAAAGCCGGCAATATATCCGAAGACTTCAAGAAGGAAAGCACATTTTCTTCATCAATAACTTGAACAGCTGGCGTCTTTGATTTCCTGTTGTCCGTTGCGGTGGCTTGGCGATCGCCGTCGTTTCTTAAATCGAGTTCGTTACTAAGGTTCCGCACGTGAATTAACCCTGAGGGGGGCCAAAGTGGATGCATAGGCTCTGGAACCTTGTTAAAGGCATGCCTGAAGGGGGAAGATTTAGAGAGTGAACGTGATTGAGCTGACTGGGACTTGGTTGCCAACCTGTCTCCAGACGGCGGGGAGACTGAATCATGACATTCCACGTGAGACGATGGCACCTCTGCCTTTTGTGCagtcttcttcaagaagaacggATGAGTGGCTTTAGCTGGTTGTTTCGAAGTTGGCGCTGCTGTGACGGTATTAATTTGACGGGTAGCATGATTCGAGACGATATACTTTCTCCTTCCGCTGAGGATGTCGTCAATTTGCCGTCCTATACTTTGCGAGAACCCAGTCTTATCAAGATACTTGATCACGACAAGCTTTCTCTCAAGACTATCTGAATGTTGCGGAGCTGGCTTCCCACGCTTGGTGCCCTTTTTTTTAGACATATCCGTGAATCTGTTGGCGACTGGGGAGCTGAGAAGCTTCCCATTTGCGTTTAGTTTAATCactttttgcttcttttgttCAGCCTCCGCCGGTGTATCATTCGTGGTTTCGACCGCAACCAACGTGCCTGTCGTCTGCGTGCTCGTAAGAGCAGTTCCGTCCTCAACCGGCGCGCTCACACCCGTGACCGTCTGCTCCCCGTCAGTCGTCACGAGGTCATTAGATGATATTTCTTCCGCATCATTGCTCGTTTTCCGCCGCTTTCTTCGATTGATGTTGGGGTCGTGGTCAAGTGCAGCCACGGGCGTTGTCTGTAGAACAGGCGATCCATTGGCTTCTTGGGAAGAGGTGGGACAAGCGAGGCTATTTTCGACAGACTGTACAAGGGGCGTTGGGCCTTCGAAGTCTATATAAATAAGCACTTATTTATATGTAGTTCCGGGATTCATAATGACCTTTTCTGAAGAAAGCGTGTATGGCGCGCTGCTCCCCTTGTCCCATGGCCATTGGTTATGTGCCCATGCAAGAGCAAACGCTCATCgtccagaagcagctggtAAGGAGAGCACAGGAAGGTCATCGAGCGACCCAGATCGAGAACAGTATCATGCGTACGGGGTATACCGTAGTTGAAGACcttgaagagcaagatgaTCTTAATTGGGCACGAAGTGCGACGCGAAAGGAGCGCGTATTGCAGGCCAAACTCCACTTGCTCCGGTGTCGCACTATACCTCATATAGACTAGCCCTGACCTAGTCTTCTTGGAGATAGGGTCGGCTCGGAACATCGTATGGCCGGAAATTTTTCGAGATATGATGATTTCTTCAACAGAGTGACAACACGCTTGCTTGGCCGTACTTCTCCCatatcagcttcttcgtcatggACTTGCAGCCGCCGTCTGTGCTGGCTCAATTGCCGCGCCCGCTGCATGCATCAACCGGCAAAACTTATATTAGCGAAGTCTATAGCCTCGCCAacgcgaagaagcgcaagagatACGAAGTTGCTGTCGCAGTTGATGGTGAAGCTGTGAATCTATACAATGTAAGTGTGAGCTAGTATCCTCTGGTTCCAAGTACTAAAGGAGTGTTCAGATCCAAAACCCGAAACTGGTCACCTCTTACGCCGTCCCTCCGCAATCGTCGTTTTCTTGCCCGCCATGCTCGTTGCGCCGGAAGCTCCTGAAAGCCTCAGGTGTGAAAAGGCAAACCTTTGTCGCTATGAAAAAAGAGATTAAGGCTTTTACTGAGGAAAGTGCTGCGAGCGGAACCGGTGCACCAGTaatctcttcctcatcattcGGGGTGGACGATTCGACAAGCCCGACCGTCTTTATTGGTATTGTGCCGGGCTCTGAGATTGAGGACAAGGATCCATTCGACGTTTTAGCTATTCATCGCGATGGTCGTGTACGGCGGATATCTCCAGACTTGGAAACTCAACGATGGAGCATGCAACACAGCGAGATCCCTCAGGGCAGTTGGGAAATCCATGGCTGTTTTTTACTGGAATTTGACGACGCCAAGAAATCGCTGTTGAAGCGACGGCCGGACATTGTTTCTCTTGCGGCTGGAAGCTCTATGATTGCAGGAGGCAGTGACCCGTCCATCTTGCTTCTCGTTTCTTATCCCGTTGGTACTGAACAAATCAGTTTGAGTGAGGTTAAGATTCAAATGTTCTCAATACCCGCCGAAGCTTCGAACCGCGGCGTCGACGAGAGTCAACAGATGAGACACCTTATGACGGCCAATCTTCCTAATATCGGTGAGAAGGTTGATAAGAAGAATCTGCAGTGGCATTTCCATTCCAACTCTGCTGGTTTGAACTTGTCCTTTGAGAAGGGGTTCGTCAATTTCGACCTCTCCCAGTATAAACCAACGGCAACCTCAATATTTAttctcgaagatgagaacTTTTCATCTGTCATGCGTGTTTCAGCCCAGTCGGTGATCGGCGCCGGCAAGTCTATGATCGCGTTATATGACACCCAGTACAAGTCCATCCAGCGCAGCATCGTGACCGAGGACCTTCCATCAGCCGCCACCAACAACGCACGTACTACGTTTATCAACTACTTCGCGAAACTCGACCTTGTGGTTGCGTCAAAGGGCAACTCCTTATTA
This sequence is a window from Aspergillus nidulans FGSC A4 chromosome IV. Protein-coding genes within it:
- a CDS encoding uncharacterized protein (transcript_id=CADANIAT00000194) — its product is MAMGQGEQRAIHAFFRKDFEGPTPLVQSVENSLACPTSSQEANGSPVLQTTPVAALDHDPNINRRKRRKTSNDAEEISSNDLVTTDGEQTVTGVSAPVEDGTALTSTQTTGTLVAVETTNDTPAEAEQKKQKVIKLNANGKLLSSPVANRFTDMSKKKGTKRGKPAPQHSDSLERKLVVIKYLDKTGFSQSIGRQIDDILSGRRKYIVSNHATRQINTVTAAPTSKQPAKATHPFFLKKTAQKAEVPSSHVECHDSVSPPSGDRLATKSQSAQSRSLSKSSPFRHAFNKVPEPMHPLWPPSGLIHVRNLSNELDLRNDGDRQATATDNRKSKTPAVQVIDEENVLSFLKSSDILPALRKPSKQVISGRVLQAKVGKRLMGRGASSDTDEAPSPDTLHSAVARLYTSLPSSMSAFERGDYEAQLWAHKYAPSTAKQVLCATKEALMLRDWLNHLVVSSVDVGSSSRDNEKAKRKQEKKRKRRKRTDKLDGFVVFSEDEYSLGEISGSDDELAGDVTVSNKRTVIRTGDLTFNLKSSSDRSRIANAILLSGPSGCGKTASVYAVAKEMDFEVFEINAGSRRSAKDILDRIGDMTQNHLVHNLHDKENVNQPFGTSSQAEELEDAKQNQLTGFFMPAKKAGRPQPKAPSKENVMKHSRTQKQSLILLEEADILFEEDKQFWSGVLTLINQSKRPIVITCNDESLIPLDDISFHAILRYRAPSQGLAVDYLLLMAASEGHILQRTAVERLYSSTRNDLRKSIMELNYWCQMAVGSEKSGLDWMIDRWPQGVDLDSNGDKLRMLSADTYDNYMGWFSRDIMISPGLATESELREEALHWWHLSLQEADVMEDSQLQSFREPKTSLSKIEHIESLCSQSEYMESRSVLDLLAAPCSLDARMDAIDTSIPPISEKQKLNFVDGYKLLHADKLPDYATLTLDIGSTFQTLLGRVFRGTCEADSKDMLASNMLEAVSKPKAAEPAKELLEVLVPIAKPDCGYPPPSGGAELAFEYGQQSIVEDLAPYVRSIVAFDLRLENYRRELSGLLSGDAKGTKRMRTTRASRAALEGGSKAETRKERWFSPAVNVQRILATGNREWQDLLVQNGYFTVPVALEQATMERSELPSGSASDGSI